In Caldilineales bacterium, a single genomic region encodes these proteins:
- the recN gene encoding DNA repair protein RecN, with the protein MLTELRVRDFAIIDDLLLRFHPGFNILTGETGAGKSIIIDAVELLLGAKSSQEMVRAGADIASIEGLFELDAAIGQRLRPRLEAEGLEGEDGLLILAREVRRGGRSVARINGRAVAQTLLAEIGGQLVDIHGQGEHLSLLNPREHIHLLDRYADLEPGRAEVAGLVGRLRGVRSELEDLRQNAREIARRIDLLTYQAGEIDAAGLTPGEDERLESERRRLANAETLAGHAAAVHRLLAEGEEQAPSALDLLGQAAARLDKLSRVDPDLRSLADQSEDLAERLGDLTRVVADYSESIAFDPERLAEVEERLELIFHLKRKYGDSIPDILAFGAEASAELSLLATSETRTAELEAQEQRLLQAVGEAAGRLSQARQEAGIRLAAAIEQELNDLRMAGTRFQVEIAWQEDEQGCFVAGRRLAFDATGIDRVQFLVSANPGEPLRPLVKVTSGGETARLMLALKDVLSQADATPTLIFDEIDQGIGGRVGAIVGRKLLHLSDVHQVLCVTHLAQIAAYGDYHLAVSKRVESERTVTRMEALSGAARVDELAAMLGADTAMGRQTAQELLAEVLAYRRQQG; encoded by the coding sequence ATGCTCACCGAACTCCGCGTCCGCGATTTCGCCATCATCGACGACCTGCTCTTGCGTTTCCACCCCGGTTTCAATATCCTCACCGGCGAGACGGGCGCGGGTAAATCGATCATCATCGACGCCGTCGAACTGTTGTTGGGCGCTAAGTCGAGCCAGGAAATGGTGCGGGCCGGCGCCGACATTGCCAGCATCGAGGGCTTGTTCGAGCTGGATGCGGCCATCGGCCAGAGGCTGCGACCGCGCCTGGAGGCCGAGGGGCTGGAAGGCGAGGATGGCCTGCTGATCCTGGCGCGCGAGGTGCGCCGCGGGGGGCGCAGTGTGGCCCGCATCAACGGCCGGGCCGTGGCCCAGACCCTGCTGGCCGAGATCGGCGGCCAGTTGGTGGACATCCACGGCCAGGGCGAGCATCTTTCGCTCCTCAACCCGCGCGAGCACATCCATCTGCTGGATCGCTACGCCGACCTGGAGCCGGGGCGGGCGGAGGTGGCGGGGCTGGTGGGGCGCTTGCGAGGGGTGAGATCGGAACTGGAGGACTTGCGTCAGAATGCCCGCGAGATCGCCCGCCGCATCGACCTGCTCACCTACCAGGCGGGGGAAATCGACGCCGCCGGGCTGACGCCGGGTGAGGACGAACGCCTGGAAAGCGAACGCCGCCGTCTGGCCAATGCCGAGACGCTGGCCGGCCATGCCGCCGCCGTCCATCGCCTGTTGGCCGAAGGCGAAGAACAGGCCCCGTCTGCGCTCGACCTCTTGGGTCAGGCTGCCGCCCGCCTGGACAAGCTGAGCCGGGTGGATCCCGACCTGCGTTCGCTGGCCGACCAGTCGGAGGACCTGGCCGAACGCCTGGGCGACCTGACGCGAGTCGTGGCCGATTACAGCGAGAGCATCGCCTTCGACCCCGAACGCCTGGCCGAGGTGGAAGAGCGGCTGGAGTTGATCTTCCATCTCAAGCGCAAGTACGGAGATAGCATTCCCGACATCCTGGCCTTTGGCGCCGAAGCCAGCGCCGAGCTGTCGTTGCTGGCCACAAGCGAAACGCGCACCGCCGAACTGGAGGCGCAGGAGCAGCGCTTGCTGCAGGCCGTGGGCGAGGCAGCCGGCCGTCTTTCGCAAGCCCGGCAAGAGGCCGGGATCAGGCTGGCGGCTGCAATCGAGCAGGAATTGAACGACCTGCGTATGGCCGGGACGCGTTTTCAGGTCGAGATCGCCTGGCAGGAGGATGAGCAGGGCTGTTTCGTGGCCGGCCGTCGCCTTGCTTTCGATGCCACCGGTATCGACCGGGTGCAGTTCCTGGTCTCGGCCAACCCCGGTGAACCGCTGCGGCCGCTGGTCAAGGTCACCAGCGGCGGCGAAACCGCCCGGCTGATGCTGGCCCTGAAGGATGTGCTCTCCCAGGCCGACGCCACCCCCACCCTGATCTTCGACGAAATCGACCAGGGCATCGGCGGGCGCGTGGGCGCCATCGTCGGCCGCAAATTGCTCCACCTGTCCGACGTTCACCAGGTGCTGTGTGTCACACACCTGGCCCAGATCGCGGCCTACGGCGACTATCATCTGGCCGTGAGCAAGCGGGTGGAGAGCGAACGCACGGTGACGCGCATGGAAGCGCTGAGCGGCGCTGCGCGCGTCGACGAACTGGCGGCCATGTTGGGCGCCGATACGGCCATGGGCCGGCAGACCGCGCAGGAACTCCTGGCCGAGGTGTTGGCCTACAGGCGCCAACAGGGCTGA
- a CDS encoding NAD(+)/NADH kinase, producing the protein MRIGILHHPKIPASHTLAADIQTWLHGRGQRTWVGSAWNAEAIQSELADMDLLITLGGDGTLLRAGRVCAKQGVPILGVNLGRLGFLAEIQPADWQQQLPRMLAGDYWLEERLMLKAEAWRGDTLLDGMLEALNDVVVSRSSLARVVRIAAEVNGSPLTTYVADGIIVATPTGSTAYALAAGGPILPPDLRNILLLAIAPHLSLARPLVLDCDDVIGLQVQTDHAAILTVDGQFLIDLQDGDRVVVTSSPHMARFVRIQPRSYFYKTLIDRLKGTI; encoded by the coding sequence ATGCGCATCGGCATCCTCCACCATCCCAAGATCCCGGCCTCGCACACCCTGGCCGCCGACATCCAGACCTGGTTGCACGGGCGCGGCCAGCGCACCTGGGTTGGTTCGGCCTGGAACGCCGAGGCCATCCAGTCCGAATTGGCCGATATGGATCTGCTCATCACCCTGGGCGGCGATGGCACCCTGTTGCGGGCGGGCCGTGTCTGCGCCAAGCAGGGCGTCCCCATCCTGGGCGTGAACCTGGGCCGGCTGGGCTTTCTGGCCGAGATTCAGCCGGCCGACTGGCAGCAGCAATTGCCGCGGATGCTGGCCGGCGATTATTGGCTGGAAGAGCGTCTGATGCTCAAGGCCGAAGCCTGGCGCGGGGATACGCTCTTGGATGGCATGTTGGAGGCGCTGAACGATGTCGTGGTCAGTCGCAGCAGCCTGGCGCGTGTCGTTCGCATCGCCGCCGAGGTCAACGGTAGTCCGCTGACCACCTATGTGGCCGACGGCATCATCGTCGCCACCCCCACCGGCTCCACCGCCTACGCCCTGGCCGCCGGCGGCCCCATCCTCCCGCCCGACCTGCGCAACATCCTCCTGCTGGCCATTGCCCCTCACCTCAGCCTGGCCCGGCCGCTGGTGCTCGATTGCGACGATGTCATCGGTCTGCAAGTGCAGACCGACCATGCCGCCATCCTGACCGTGGATGGGCAGTTCCTGATCGACCTCCAGGACGGCGATCGCGTGGTCGTCACCTCCAGCCCACACATGGCCCGGTTTGTGCGCATTCAACCACGCAGCTATTTCTACAAAACCCTGATCGACCGCCTGAAAGGGACGATTTGA
- a CDS encoding carboxypeptidase-like regulatory domain-containing protein, with product MRLRDYPRPPDDNGIGVHWSSGNPAAAGAAELRATWLPALQRMGVKWVKFLHDGGLEFASILLAAGIMPVVRLYRARPNSTDLSRATLGPREIEQMKQYVAVGVRYFEFNNEPDVASEWEGGQLPPDAVDHVARAAIRDMETILAAGGYPAVPATAIGNRWDLLGKIIEHGGRSLLDGPVWLAIHNYDINHPLDYPTDGINQRGDELSQAEYDSQGMDSWSGRRWGPRGRDFVNQQRRGGANPGHTIHDDPSCFRAYQRFADLCQHYLGRHLPMLSTENGPIVGEDDDPRYPTTTPRSHAQKVVDIARVMMGASDRFQAAPPYYFCTAFWLMANAVLRGTGWEAHAWYSTIHPDGHLPAVDALAALPKTTRPIPLDDGETPEPLTASHSVIAGVITGYPATRVILRAAGLAAETTTDEQAAYRFENLPAGVYRLAVPGAGIVRGDLRVDGYSQLRVDIGEAPPPPPPPPPPPPPPPPPPPVGWQAVIGDGGPSPGFGVIRASVEGKPGLPVQISTAGWAGYVQFTGSKSEYGPFALEFAPLGSGVYAITPAEIGISAEVTLDAARVTAVTFAPGRAEPEPPPAQSAISGRVTNGAGRTILLRGPEGEQSQTIAADESYRFGDLPAGVYTLAIPGSDQRRSGLEMDGSNERTANFTLPAPLLAQSVVRGQVPGGAGLTVSLDGPDGLSLAQVLGEDERFEFGNLPAGEYRLAVSGPGGEATETIQLDGSSGADVTLVLPAPPSNEWQADVSDGGPGPGFGVVRVSVEGQPGLPVRIWTTGWEGMVRRAGEKPEYGPFALEFAPLGSGRYTVEPEGLGAPTEVAIDGTRVLRITFRRGATVAAALPEEPAAAKTMAHYLLLRQLSVELAALVAVASYAARFQPAVGVSLDEAVQAEHVTIIGGNDADSDAVWLAARACQVEVLDEAQAAAILPQRIAADIPY from the coding sequence ATGCGCCTACGAGATTACCCCCGCCCCCCTGACGACAACGGCATCGGCGTGCATTGGAGCAGCGGCAACCCCGCCGCCGCCGGCGCGGCGGAACTACGGGCCACCTGGCTGCCGGCTTTGCAGCGGATGGGCGTCAAGTGGGTCAAATTCCTCCACGATGGCGGCCTGGAGTTCGCCAGCATCTTGCTGGCGGCCGGGATCATGCCGGTGGTGCGGCTGTATCGCGCCCGGCCCAACTCGACCGACCTCAGTCGGGCCACACTCGGCCCGCGCGAGATCGAGCAGATGAAGCAGTACGTGGCCGTGGGCGTGCGCTATTTCGAATTCAACAACGAGCCGGATGTGGCGTCCGAGTGGGAAGGCGGCCAGCTCCCGCCCGACGCCGTCGACCATGTCGCCCGCGCCGCCATCCGCGACATGGAGACGATCCTGGCCGCTGGCGGCTACCCGGCCGTCCCGGCCACGGCCATCGGCAACCGTTGGGATCTGCTGGGGAAGATCATCGAGCACGGCGGCCGCAGCCTGCTGGATGGCCCCGTGTGGCTGGCCATCCACAACTACGACATCAACCACCCGCTCGACTATCCGACGGACGGCATCAACCAGCGGGGCGACGAACTGAGCCAGGCCGAGTACGACAGCCAGGGCATGGATAGCTGGTCGGGGCGGCGGTGGGGGCCGCGGGGTCGCGACTTCGTCAACCAGCAGCGGCGCGGCGGCGCCAACCCCGGCCACACCATCCACGACGACCCCTCCTGTTTTCGCGCCTACCAGCGTTTCGCCGACCTCTGCCAGCACTACCTGGGCCGTCACCTGCCCATGCTCTCGACCGAAAACGGCCCCATCGTCGGCGAGGACGACGACCCGCGCTATCCCACCACCACGCCCCGCAGTCACGCCCAAAAGGTGGTGGACATCGCCCGTGTGATGATGGGCGCCAGCGACCGCTTCCAGGCCGCCCCGCCCTACTACTTCTGCACCGCCTTCTGGCTGATGGCCAACGCCGTCCTGCGGGGAACCGGCTGGGAGGCCCACGCCTGGTACTCGACCATTCATCCTGACGGCCATCTGCCGGCTGTCGATGCCCTGGCCGCCCTGCCCAAGACCACTCGCCCCATCCCCCTGGACGATGGCGAGACGCCGGAACCGCTAACCGCCAGCCACAGCGTCATCGCCGGCGTCATCACCGGCTATCCAGCCACGCGCGTCATCCTGCGCGCAGCCGGCCTTGCCGCCGAGACCACGACCGACGAACAGGCTGCCTATCGCTTCGAGAACCTGCCGGCCGGCGTCTACCGCCTCGCGGTGCCCGGCGCCGGCATTGTGCGCGGCGACCTGCGTGTGGATGGCTACAGCCAACTGCGGGTGGATATCGGCGAAGCGCCCCCACCGCCGCCACCCCCTCCTCCGCCCCCACCGCCGCCACCCCCTCCTCCACCGGTCGGTTGGCAGGCTGTGATCGGCGATGGCGGCCCCTCGCCCGGTTTCGGCGTCATCCGCGCCAGCGTGGAGGGCAAGCCCGGCCTGCCGGTGCAGATCTCGACCGCGGGATGGGCGGGCTATGTGCAGTTTACGGGCAGCAAGTCCGAATACGGCCCCTTCGCCCTCGAATTCGCTCCGCTCGGCTCCGGCGTCTATGCCATCACGCCGGCCGAGATCGGGATCAGCGCCGAGGTCACGCTCGACGCCGCCCGCGTGACCGCGGTCACTTTTGCACCCGGACGGGCCGAGCCAGAGCCTCCCCCGGCCCAAAGCGCTATCAGCGGCCGGGTGACGAACGGAGCCGGGCGCACCATCCTCCTGCGCGGGCCAGAGGGCGAACAGAGCCAGACCATCGCCGCCGATGAGAGCTACCGCTTCGGGGATTTGCCGGCAGGCGTCTACACCCTCGCCATCCCCGGTTCGGACCAACGCCGTTCCGGGCTGGAGATGGACGGCAGCAACGAGCGCACGGCCAACTTCACCCTGCCCGCGCCCCTTCTGGCCCAGAGCGTCGTTCGCGGCCAGGTTCCCGGCGGGGCCGGGCTGACGGTGAGTCTCGATGGCCCCGATGGCTTGAGTCTGGCGCAGGTGTTGGGCGAGGACGAGCGTTTCGAGTTCGGCAACCTGCCCGCGGGCGAGTATCGGCTGGCGGTGAGCGGGCCGGGCGGCGAAGCAACGGAAACGATCCAACTGGATGGCAGCAGTGGCGCGGACGTGACCCTGGTTTTGCCGGCGCCGCCCAGCAACGAATGGCAGGCCGATGTCAGCGATGGCGGCCCCGGGCCTGGCTTCGGGGTGGTGCGGGTCAGCGTCGAGGGCCAGCCCGGCCTGCCGGTGCGCATCTGGACTACCGGCTGGGAGGGCATGGTGCGCCGGGCAGGCGAGAAGCCGGAATACGGCCCCTTTGCCCTGGAATTCGCCCCCCTGGGCAGCGGCCGCTACACGGTCGAGCCGGAAGGGTTGGGGGCGCCGACCGAGGTGGCGATCGACGGCACGCGCGTCCTCCGGATCACGTTTCGCCGCGGTGCAACCGTCGCCGCCGCCCTCCCCGAAGAACCGGCGGCAGCCAAGACCATGGCCCACTACCTCTTACTGCGTCAACTTTCGGTCGAGTTGGCCGCTTTGGTCGCCGTCGCCAGCTACGCCGCCCGCTTCCAGCCGGCCGTGGGCGTCTCGCTCGACGAGGCCGTCCAGGCCGAACATGTCACCATCATCGGCGGCAATGACGCCGACAGCGACGCCGTCTGGCTGGCCGCACGGGCTTGCCAGGTCGAAGTGCTGGACGAAGCGCAGGCCGCCGCCATCTTGCCGCAACGCATCGCCGCCGACATTCCCTATTGA